Proteins from one Setaria italica strain Yugu1 chromosome V, Setaria_italica_v2.0, whole genome shotgun sequence genomic window:
- the LOC101767342 gene encoding zinc transporter 5 — MMSPKPSASASADGGGGASSSRSTPTARSTPLQVIHILGNFMRIWSVYSLYSYLSNSGDSIVGFIFSCLVPTSVIFLVLQKPWKGRPLPNSQVVPTVVNGGILALYFVLWGKGLLACGPLVALLAEYAGAVLGVLSAALYGRKVNIWKKIGGLAAMLVAYYLLSNGWSTRTHSPLYSFGSEPLEKATQTIGMKEMVVPITAGILSALRRVLARRVSLKNQLKRRLHAITIASATCFLFPFAMWDTILGSASDSIVKLQLPSWAYLSTVVFGMVLIFYVDNVAEEKLHLVFSSPRHLMVSTGCIIVLEILYKMDFSLFGFLVCSVILGFGIFEATSLERSKKSPLEAHELSNGVFHNQLPISELPS; from the exons ATGATGTCGCCGaagccctccgcctccgcctcggcggacggcggcgggggcgcctcCAGCTCTCGCTCGACCCCGACGGCGAG GTCAACGCCATTGCAAGTAATTCATATCTTGGGAAACTTCATGAGAATTTGGTCTGTTTACTCCTTATATAGCTACCTATCCAACAGTGGGGATTCAATAGTTGGCTTTATCTTCAGTTGTCTTGTACCCACTTCAGTCATATTCTTGGTCTTACAGAAGCCTTGGAAGGGCCGGCCTTTGCCCAACTCACAG GTTGTTCCTACAGTTGTCAATGGAGGAATCCTGGCATTATACTTTGTATTATGGGGTAAAGGACTTCTTGCTTGTGGCCCATTAGT TGCTCTGCTGGCGGAGTATGCAGGTGCTGTTCTTGGAGTCCTCTCTGCTGCATTATATGGAAGGAAAGTTAATATCTGGAAAAAG ATTGGTGGGCTTGCTGCTATGTTGGTAGCATACTATCTCTTATCAAATGGGTGGTCTACAAGAACACATTCACCACTAT ATAGCTTTGGAAGTGAACCACTGGAGAAGGCAACACAAACTATTGGAATGAAAGAAATGGTGGTGCCAATTACTGCTGGCATTTTATCTGCTTTAAGGAGAGTATTAGCTCGGCGTGTTTCTCTCAAG AATCAACTTAAAAGGAGACTTCATGCTATAACTATTGCTTCTgcaacttgttttctttttccatttgCGATGTGGGATACAATCCTA GGCTCAGCATCTGACAGCATAGTTAAACTACAACTACCAAGTTGGGCATACTTGAGTACTGTTGTGTTTGGGATGGTGCTCATATTCTATGTTGACAATGTTGCTGAGGAAAA GTTGCATCTGGTCTTCTCATCTCCAAGGCACTTAATGGTTTCAACAGGCTGCATTATTGTTTTGGAGATATTGTACAAAATGGATTTCTCCCTTTTCGGGTTTCTGGTCTGCTCTGTCATTTTGGGATTTG GTATTTTTGAAGCAACCTCATTGGAGCGCTCAAAGAAAAGTCCTTTAGAGGCACATGAACTGTCGAATGGGGTGTTCCACAATCAGTTGCCAATTTCAGAGCTTCCAAGTTGA